A genomic window from Ruminiclostridium cellulolyticum H10 includes:
- a CDS encoding glycosyl hydrolase, which translates to MKKIFGRVLSLLTGVALGCTILTTVPAPVQAAYSLPVNVEAEACSLGNGATVATNVYGTEYPGYSGDGFVWASNSGTITLEVTVPTNAMYELSTRCWMYLGNQGDSRLQVVSINGVPQGNFYIPNKGGWMDYSFGFFYLEAGTTKIEIGSSGSWGFILYDKISFDYADMPDLNIEPTLCDPKATLETKSLMKYLTSVYGNHVISGQQEIYGSGNDGDYELEFNYIYDKTGKYPAIRGFDLMNYNPLYGWEDGTTERMIQWVKEKGGIATACWHINVPADFTSYKLGDKLDWTKCTYKPTSSFNTANCLDKTTKEYAYLMLAIDEMAKQLLILQDAKVPVLLRPFHEAEGNNNTDGSGAWFWWGSAGSDVYKELWKLLYTTLTEKYGIHNVIWEVNLYTYANSLEWYPGDKYVDIVAYDKYEGSPYTWKTSAASTAFLTLVNDTNDTKMVAMTENDVIPDIQNIVNEGAWWLYFCPWYGDFITSSRYNDPVLLNTIYNSEYVVTLDELPKDIYGSAPSDEVAGDLNSDGNFDAIDFGLLKSYLLLNTPINLTTADVDGNGQVNALDFSYMKQKLLGKIDKFPIE; encoded by the coding sequence ATGAAAAAAATTTTTGGCAGAGTTTTGTCTCTGCTGACAGGGGTTGCACTGGGATGTACTATTCTTACAACCGTGCCTGCTCCGGTTCAGGCTGCATATTCGCTTCCTGTAAATGTTGAAGCTGAAGCTTGCAGCCTCGGTAATGGTGCTACGGTTGCTACCAACGTTTATGGAACTGAATATCCAGGGTATTCAGGTGACGGATTTGTATGGGCATCCAATTCAGGAACAATAACTTTGGAGGTTACAGTTCCTACAAATGCTATGTATGAGCTTTCAACACGCTGTTGGATGTATCTGGGCAATCAGGGTGACTCCAGACTTCAGGTTGTAAGCATCAATGGCGTACCTCAAGGCAACTTCTATATTCCAAACAAAGGCGGATGGATGGATTACAGTTTTGGATTCTTCTACCTTGAAGCAGGTACAACCAAAATTGAGATAGGATCATCCGGGAGCTGGGGCTTTATACTGTATGATAAAATATCATTTGACTATGCAGATATGCCTGATCTCAACATTGAACCAACATTATGTGATCCAAAGGCAACCCTAGAAACAAAGTCTCTCATGAAGTATCTAACAAGCGTTTATGGAAATCATGTTATTTCAGGACAACAGGAGATTTATGGAAGCGGTAATGACGGAGACTACGAACTTGAATTTAACTACATATATGATAAGACAGGCAAATATCCTGCAATCAGAGGCTTTGACCTGATGAACTACAACCCTCTGTACGGATGGGAAGATGGTACAACAGAACGCATGATACAGTGGGTAAAAGAAAAAGGTGGAATTGCAACAGCCTGTTGGCATATCAATGTACCGGCAGATTTCACAAGCTATAAGCTCGGTGATAAACTGGATTGGACAAAATGCACTTATAAACCTACTTCCAGCTTCAATACAGCCAACTGTCTTGATAAAACAACAAAAGAATACGCATACCTGATGCTTGCAATCGATGAGATGGCAAAGCAGCTCCTTATACTCCAGGATGCTAAGGTACCTGTACTTCTTAGACCTTTCCATGAAGCAGAAGGCAATAACAACACTGACGGCTCTGGTGCTTGGTTCTGGTGGGGTTCCGCAGGTTCAGATGTTTATAAAGAACTATGGAAGCTTCTGTATACAACATTGACAGAAAAATATGGTATTCATAATGTAATATGGGAAGTAAACCTTTATACATATGCAAATTCCCTCGAATGGTATCCGGGTGATAAATATGTAGATATCGTTGCTTATGATAAGTACGAAGGATCACCTTACACGTGGAAGACAAGTGCTGCATCAACAGCATTTCTGACACTTGTAAATGACACAAACGATACAAAAATGGTTGCGATGACTGAAAATGACGTTATACCCGACATTCAGAACATAGTAAACGAAGGTGCTTGGTGGCTGTATTTCTGCCCGTGGTACGGTGATTTTATAACCAGTTCAAGATATAATGACCCGGTACTGCTAAACACTATTTACAACAGTGAGTATGTGGTAACTCTGGACGAACTCCCCAAAGATATCTACGGTTCTGCACCTTCAGACGAAGTGGCAGGGGATTTGAATTCTGACGGAAATTTTGATGCTATAGATTTTGGCCTTTTGAAATCGTACTTGCTGCTTAATACTCCGATAAACCTGACAACCGCAGATGTAGACGGCAACGGACAAGTAAACGCTTTGGACTTTTCATATATGAAGCAAAAGCTTCTTGGTAAAATTGATAAATTCCCAATAGAATAA
- a CDS encoding YkvA family protein — translation MKFKERAKQLKKDIPAVFLALSKKETPPLARVLGIITIGYALSPIDLIPDFIPVLGYLDDIIILPLLVAATVKAIPRELIEQCRLESEQIWKDGKPKKWYFALPIILVWVIIITLVIKALL, via the coding sequence ATGAAATTTAAAGAAAGAGCAAAACAACTAAAAAAAGATATTCCAGCAGTTTTTTTGGCATTGAGTAAAAAAGAAACACCCCCGTTAGCAAGGGTTTTAGGAATTATAACAATAGGTTATGCTTTGTCTCCAATCGACTTGATTCCTGATTTCATTCCTGTTCTTGGATATCTTGATGATATAATAATTTTACCATTATTAGTAGCTGCGACGGTAAAGGCAATACCAAGAGAGTTAATTGAACAGTGCCGCCTTGAATCTGAGCAGATATGGAAAGATGGGAAACCTAAAAAGTGGTATTTTGCCCTACCGATAATACTAGTATGGGTAATAATTATTACTTTGGTTATAAAAGCATTATTATAA